Proteins from one Salinispora arenicola genomic window:
- a CDS encoding NAD-glutamate dehydrogenase, translating to MDRRPATKPGPDLRQVDTGRDDNFDSATDSDGFGDVETGVTGLTGSSIDSIYDLGLPANALGEDAEDSDLDEPVPNAERLVAQAITLAGDDHDSAALVSRYWRFAPDEELIGFTAEEMLDSVRSHRELAEQRVPGELKLRIHEPDADQHHTVVEIVTDDMPFLVDSVTALLNSHHLDVHLLVHPLLVIRREPLGRLVEVAAEMEPDDVAAGGLIESWMRIEIDPVRDAEDRDNLRRELQRVLTDVREAVEDWPKMRQRALALADELAAARNSASRPPVPEKDITDSVELLRWLAHDHFTFLGYREYRLVDAAGESGGKALRAVLGTGLGILRSDSTESRRLSSMTPEANERVTEKRLLVITKANSRATVHRSAYLDYIGFKVFDEAGEVVGERRFIGLFATAAYRTSVRELPVVRRKVAEVVDRSGLSLRSHSGKDLLQILETYPRDELFQIKTDDLYHAVVGVLRMAGRRQLRVFLRRDAYGRFISCLIYLPRDRFTTQNRLRMQDILLRELNGVGVDYTTRVTESMLARVHFIVRTDPTKPPGDIDADLLAEELADATRLWDDDYRLVLERKLGDEQAKHLFARYADAFPEGYKDGHTPYEAMKDLAKLELLEESGQLEMHLFRKQLAPRAANRGAGVDEPMDVRFKVYRYGEPMMLSAVLPVLHSLGVKAVDEHPYEVERVDGRIWLYDFGLQLPEGHQELTEVRPHVENAFAAAWRGEAEVDGFNELVLRGGLTWRQVVVLRAYAKYLRQAGTIFSQDYMESTFIAYPRIAALLVRLFEARFAPGSTSPEQRQQQSRELVAELCAALDDVASLDQDRILRSYLTLIQATLRTSFYQKRADGRPKSYVALKLDPQAIPDLPAPRPRFEIFVYSPRFEGVHLRFGPVARGGLRWSDRREDFRTEVLGLVKAQMVKNAVIVPVGAKGGFVLKQKPGDRDEAVVCYKEFISALLDVTDNIVSGEIVPPPDVVRHDGDDPYMVVAADKGTATFSDIANEISTAHNFWLGDAFASGGSAGYDHKKMGITARGAWESVKRHFRELGHDTQTQEFTVVGVGDMSGDVFGNGMLLSRHILLVAAFDHRHIFLDPNPDAAASWSERKRLFDLSRSSWEDYNAELISAGGGVFLRTAKSVPISPQVRAALGIEEGVSQLSPQELMKAILTASVDLFWNGGIGTYIKASSQTNVEVGDKSNDAIRVDGKDLRCRVVGEGGNLGCTQLGRIEYAEAGGRVYTDFIDNAAGVDCSDHEVNIKILLNTAVADGELTVGERDELLAEMTDEVAELVLRDNYDQARAISNAQAQAPSLLPVHRRMIVDLERSGALDRALEALPPDEELAVRMESGMTAPEFAVLLAYVKIVLEKEILAEGLADEEWTTELLVNYFPTPMRERFADRMSRHRLRRDIVTTMLVNEAINRGGISFVYRVVEETGATGADVLRAYVVVREVFGLRKVWNAVEELDNRVAPELQTGVYLDVRRLLDRAVRWLVTNRRSPIDVPAEIARLRDGVAHLLPGMETLFYGTEREAIAAHIEAMVANGLPRGLAQQAVRLMYSFGLLDVVETAASSGRDVSEVASVYFVLSDRFRVDSLLSKISLLPREDRWQTLARMALRYDLYAALAALTTEVLEATPVSLPPVERVQQWEQSNATSIHRAQRAMGEFDESRADLAALSVLLRQIRTLVRTSAAS from the coding sequence ATGGACCGGCGTCCGGCTACCAAACCGGGACCCGACCTCCGGCAGGTTGATACCGGCCGGGACGACAACTTCGATTCGGCGACCGATTCCGACGGGTTCGGCGACGTCGAGACTGGTGTGACCGGCCTGACCGGTTCGAGCATCGACTCGATCTATGACCTGGGCCTGCCCGCCAACGCGTTGGGCGAGGACGCCGAGGACTCGGACCTCGACGAGCCGGTACCCAACGCGGAACGCCTGGTGGCGCAGGCAATCACCCTCGCCGGCGACGACCACGACTCGGCGGCGTTGGTCAGCCGCTACTGGCGGTTCGCGCCAGACGAGGAGCTGATCGGATTCACCGCCGAGGAGATGCTCGATTCCGTACGCTCCCATCGGGAGTTGGCCGAGCAGCGGGTACCGGGCGAGTTGAAACTGCGTATCCACGAGCCGGATGCCGACCAGCACCACACGGTGGTCGAGATCGTCACCGACGACATGCCGTTCCTGGTGGACTCGGTCACCGCCCTGCTCAATTCGCACCACCTGGATGTCCACCTGCTGGTGCATCCGCTGTTGGTGATCCGGCGCGAGCCGCTCGGCCGGTTGGTCGAGGTGGCGGCGGAGATGGAGCCCGACGATGTGGCCGCAGGCGGCCTCATCGAGAGCTGGATGCGGATCGAGATCGACCCGGTTCGGGACGCCGAGGACCGGGACAATCTGCGCCGTGAGCTGCAACGAGTGCTCACCGACGTGCGGGAGGCCGTCGAGGACTGGCCCAAGATGCGCCAGCGGGCCCTGGCGCTGGCCGACGAGCTGGCCGCCGCCCGGAACAGCGCCAGCCGGCCACCCGTGCCGGAGAAGGACATCACCGACTCGGTCGAGCTGTTGCGTTGGCTCGCCCACGACCACTTCACCTTCCTTGGCTACCGGGAGTACCGCCTGGTGGACGCGGCGGGGGAATCGGGCGGCAAGGCGTTGCGGGCCGTGCTCGGCACCGGCCTCGGGATTCTGCGCTCGGACTCCACCGAGTCCCGGAGGCTCTCGTCGATGACTCCGGAGGCGAACGAGCGGGTCACCGAGAAGCGCCTGCTGGTCATCACCAAGGCGAACTCGCGAGCCACCGTGCACCGGTCCGCGTACCTGGACTACATCGGTTTCAAGGTGTTCGACGAGGCCGGAGAGGTGGTCGGGGAGCGTCGGTTCATTGGCCTGTTCGCCACCGCCGCGTACCGCACCAGTGTGCGGGAACTCCCGGTGGTGCGGCGCAAGGTGGCGGAGGTGGTCGATCGGTCCGGCCTGAGCCTGCGCAGCCACTCCGGCAAGGACCTGCTCCAGATCCTGGAGACCTATCCGAGGGACGAGCTGTTCCAGATCAAGACCGATGACCTGTACCATGCGGTAGTCGGTGTGCTGCGCATGGCCGGCCGTCGTCAGCTGCGGGTGTTCCTGCGCCGGGACGCGTACGGACGGTTCATCTCCTGCCTGATCTACCTACCGCGGGACCGGTTCACCACCCAGAACCGGTTGCGGATGCAGGACATCCTGCTGCGCGAGCTGAACGGTGTCGGGGTCGACTACACCACCCGGGTCACCGAGTCGATGTTGGCCCGAGTGCACTTCATCGTGCGCACCGACCCGACCAAGCCGCCGGGGGACATCGACGCTGACCTGCTCGCCGAGGAACTGGCCGATGCCACCCGCCTCTGGGACGACGACTACCGGCTGGTGCTGGAGCGCAAGCTCGGCGATGAGCAGGCCAAGCACCTGTTTGCCCGGTACGCCGATGCCTTCCCGGAGGGCTACAAGGACGGGCACACGCCGTATGAGGCGATGAAGGACCTGGCGAAGCTGGAACTGCTGGAGGAGTCCGGTCAGCTGGAGATGCACCTGTTTCGTAAGCAGTTGGCCCCGCGGGCGGCCAACCGCGGGGCAGGCGTTGACGAGCCGATGGACGTCCGGTTCAAGGTCTACCGGTACGGCGAGCCGATGATGCTGTCGGCGGTGCTGCCGGTACTGCACTCGCTCGGTGTGAAGGCGGTTGACGAGCACCCGTACGAGGTGGAGCGCGTCGACGGGCGGATCTGGCTCTACGACTTCGGCCTGCAGTTGCCCGAGGGGCACCAGGAGCTGACCGAGGTGCGCCCGCACGTGGAGAACGCCTTCGCGGCAGCCTGGCGGGGCGAGGCCGAGGTGGACGGCTTCAACGAGCTGGTCCTGCGCGGCGGGCTCACTTGGCGGCAGGTGGTGGTGTTGCGGGCGTACGCCAAGTACCTGCGTCAGGCCGGCACGATCTTCTCCCAGGACTACATGGAGTCGACGTTCATCGCCTACCCGCGGATCGCGGCCCTGCTGGTGCGGCTCTTCGAGGCACGGTTCGCGCCGGGATCGACGAGTCCCGAACAGCGTCAGCAGCAGAGCAGGGAACTGGTCGCCGAGTTGTGCGCCGCGCTCGACGACGTGGCCAGCCTCGACCAGGACCGGATCCTCCGGTCGTATCTGACCCTGATCCAGGCCACCCTGCGGACCAGCTTCTACCAGAAGCGTGCCGACGGGCGGCCGAAGTCGTACGTCGCCCTGAAGCTGGACCCGCAGGCGATCCCTGACCTGCCGGCGCCGCGGCCCCGGTTCGAGATCTTCGTGTACTCGCCCCGGTTCGAGGGTGTGCACCTGAGATTCGGGCCGGTGGCCCGGGGAGGGTTGCGCTGGTCCGACCGGCGGGAGGACTTCCGTACCGAGGTGCTCGGCCTGGTAAAGGCGCAGATGGTCAAGAACGCGGTGATCGTCCCGGTTGGTGCCAAGGGTGGCTTCGTGCTCAAGCAGAAGCCGGGCGACCGGGACGAGGCGGTGGTCTGCTACAAGGAGTTCATTTCCGCGTTGCTGGACGTCACCGACAACATCGTCAGCGGCGAGATCGTGCCGCCGCCGGACGTGGTCCGCCACGACGGGGACGACCCGTACATGGTCGTCGCGGCGGACAAGGGCACCGCCACCTTCTCCGACATCGCCAACGAGATTTCCACCGCCCACAACTTCTGGCTGGGCGACGCGTTTGCCTCCGGCGGATCGGCAGGTTACGACCACAAGAAGATGGGCATCACCGCCCGCGGCGCCTGGGAATCGGTGAAACGGCACTTCCGCGAGCTGGGGCACGACACGCAGACCCAGGAGTTCACGGTCGTCGGCGTCGGCGACATGTCCGGTGACGTTTTCGGTAACGGGATGCTGCTGTCACGGCACATCCTGCTGGTGGCCGCATTTGACCACCGGCACATCTTCCTCGACCCGAATCCGGACGCCGCCGCTTCGTGGTCGGAGCGGAAGCGGCTGTTCGATCTGTCCCGGTCGTCGTGGGAGGACTACAACGCGGAGCTGATCTCCGCTGGCGGTGGTGTGTTCTTGCGTACCGCGAAGTCGGTGCCGATTTCACCCCAGGTGCGCGCGGCACTCGGTATCGAGGAGGGCGTGTCGCAGCTCAGCCCACAGGAGCTGATGAAGGCGATCCTCACCGCGTCGGTCGACCTGTTCTGGAACGGTGGTATCGGCACCTACATCAAGGCGTCGAGTCAGACCAACGTCGAGGTGGGGGACAAGTCCAACGACGCGATTCGGGTCGACGGCAAGGATCTGCGCTGTCGAGTGGTCGGCGAAGGGGGCAACCTGGGCTGCACCCAGCTCGGCCGGATCGAGTACGCCGAGGCGGGAGGTCGGGTCTACACCGACTTCATCGACAACGCCGCCGGAGTGGACTGCTCGGACCACGAGGTGAATATCAAGATCCTGCTGAACACGGCGGTCGCCGACGGGGAACTGACCGTCGGTGAGCGGGACGAGCTGCTCGCCGAGATGACCGACGAGGTCGCCGAGCTGGTGCTGCGGGACAACTACGACCAGGCGCGGGCGATCAGTAACGCGCAGGCCCAAGCGCCGTCGCTGCTGCCGGTGCACCGACGGATGATCGTTGATTTGGAACGCTCCGGTGCCCTGGACCGGGCCTTGGAGGCGCTGCCGCCGGACGAGGAACTGGCCGTCCGGATGGAGTCCGGGATGACCGCGCCGGAGTTTGCGGTGCTGCTCGCGTACGTCAAGATCGTGCTCGAGAAGGAGATCCTGGCAGAAGGTCTGGCTGACGAGGAGTGGACGACCGAACTGCTGGTCAACTACTTCCCGACGCCGATGCGGGAGCGGTTCGCCGACCGGATGTCCCGACACCGGCTGCGCCGGGACATCGTCACCACCATGTTGGTCAACGAGGCGATCAACCGGGGCGGCATCTCGTTCGTCTACCGAGTGGTCGAAGAGACCGGGGCGACCGGCGCCGACGTTCTGCGGGCGTACGTAGTGGTGCGCGAGGTGTTCGGGCTGCGCAAGGTCTGGAACGCCGTGGAGGAACTGGACAACCGGGTTGCCCCCGAGTTGCAGACCGGTGTCTACCTGGATGTCCGGCGCCTGCTGGACCGGGCGGTGCGGTGGTTGGTGACGAACCGCCGCTCGCCGATCGACGTGCCGGCGGAGATCGCACGGCTTCGTGACGGGGTGGCCCACCTCCTACCGGGGATGGAAACGCTCTTCTACGGCACCGAGCGGGAGGCCATCGCGGCGCACATCGAGGCGATGGTCGCCAACGGGCTACCGCGGGGCCTGGCGCAACAGGCGGTCCGACTGATGTACAGCTTCGGCCTGCTCGATGTGGTCGAGACAGCGGCGAGCAGTGGACGTGACGTGTCCGAGGTCGCATCGGTCTACTTCGTCCTGTCGGACCGGTTCCGGGTGGACTCGCTGCTGTCGAAGATCTCCCTGCTCCCGCGGGAAGACCGGTGGCAGACGCTGGCCCGAATGGCGCTGCGCTACGACCTGTACGCCGCACTCGCTGCGCTGACCACCGAGGTACTGGAGGCCACTCCGGTCAGCCTGCCGCCGGTGGAGCGGGTACAGCAGTGGGAGCAGTCGAACGCCACCTCGATCCACCGTGCGCAGCGGGCGATGGGCGAGTTCGACGAGTCCCGGGCCGACCTCGCCGCTCTGTCGGTGCTACTGCGCCAGATCCGGACGCTGGTCCGTACTTCGGCGGCGTCCTGA
- a CDS encoding arginase family protein, producing MMRRIAVLDAPTNLGLRPPTSTSVPGCGKAPGALRDHGLLARLRARDAGCLTPSRYDPGDWRPGDGVCHAWEIASYSVALADRIGAVMDSGEFPLVLGGDCSVLLGAALAMHRLGEAVGGRVGLVYVDGHSDFRHPGNASYVGAAAGEGLALVTGRGQIDLTAIEGRRPYFRDIDVAVLGIRAQDDYRLDLQAAGITTRPVPALRAEGAARTAQWAHEQLAHCAGYWLHVDVDVLDPAVMPAVDAPDPGGIAFAELEILLAGLVDTPHCLGVEVTVFDPDYDPDGAYAAEIVNTLVAGLRPVTVPGSVSPRLRAAASPRPTPARRQSLERPVAVADPGGVTGAEKQPDPPAVPGARTVVAAADEGGDFGPSTDSAPPIDRLAQVPGSLRTSGLSAP from the coding sequence ATGATGCGCCGGATCGCCGTCCTCGACGCGCCCACCAACCTCGGTCTGCGTCCGCCCACCTCGACCTCGGTGCCAGGCTGCGGCAAGGCGCCGGGGGCGCTGCGTGACCACGGCCTGCTCGCCCGGCTCCGAGCCCGTGACGCCGGCTGCCTGACCCCGTCCCGGTACGACCCCGGTGACTGGCGGCCCGGCGATGGCGTCTGCCACGCCTGGGAGATCGCCAGCTATTCGGTGGCGCTCGCTGACCGGATCGGAGCGGTCATGGACAGCGGCGAGTTCCCGCTGGTGCTCGGTGGGGACTGTTCGGTCCTGCTCGGTGCGGCGCTGGCCATGCACCGTCTCGGTGAGGCGGTGGGCGGCCGGGTCGGACTCGTCTACGTGGACGGGCATTCGGACTTTCGGCACCCCGGCAACGCCTCCTACGTGGGAGCGGCGGCCGGTGAGGGGCTGGCCCTGGTCACCGGCCGAGGTCAGATCGACCTGACCGCCATCGAAGGCCGGCGGCCGTACTTCCGAGACATCGACGTGGCGGTGCTGGGCATCCGCGCGCAGGATGACTACCGGCTGGACCTTCAGGCCGCCGGGATCACCACCCGACCGGTTCCGGCGCTGCGCGCCGAGGGCGCGGCTCGTACGGCGCAGTGGGCGCACGAGCAGCTCGCCCACTGCGCCGGCTACTGGCTGCATGTTGATGTGGACGTGCTGGACCCAGCCGTGATGCCCGCCGTTGACGCTCCCGACCCCGGCGGAATCGCCTTCGCCGAACTGGAGATCCTGCTCGCCGGCCTGGTCGACACCCCGCACTGCCTCGGCGTCGAGGTGACCGTTTTCGATCCTGACTACGACCCGGACGGGGCGTACGCCGCCGAGATCGTCAACACCCTGGTCGCCGGGCTCCGTCCGGTCACCGTGCCGGGCTCCGTGTCGCCCCGGCTGCGTGCAGCTGCCTCGCCACGTCCGACCCCGGCGCGCCGACAGAGCCTGGAACGGCCGGTCGCCGTCGCCGACCCGGGAGGGGTAACCGGCGCGGAGAAGCAGCCGGATCCGCCCGCCGTCCCGGGTGCGCGTACCGTTGTTGCCGCCGCGGACGAGGGTGGGGATTTCGGACCGTCGACCGACTCGGCCCCGCCCATCGACCGGCTGGCGCAGGTCCCCGGCAGCCTCCGGACTAGTGGGCTCTCTGCACCCTGA
- a CDS encoding glycoside hydrolase family 6 protein yields MVSPKEICGMNVWRRLSGPRPALALTGVSALVIGGLVTLPGTMAHAATQCEVSYTTNDWPGGFTAAISIKNTGDVLDGWTLRFAFPDSSQQVVHGWSARYGQSGQDVTAQNESYNGSVASGATAVIGFNGSWDGSNPRPTSFTLNGVACNGGPTAPPPTTAPPPTTPPPGARVDNPYLNAVGYVNPEWKAKAESVPGGDRVSNTSTAVWIDRIAAIEGTDDSQSNGPMGVRDHLNEALRQGADYIQFVIYNLPGRDCAALASNGELEPDELPRYKAEFIDPIAAIQSDAMYQDLRIINIIEIDSLPNLHANTGSNPGATPTCDLVKQNGAYVNGIGYALATLGAISNVYNYVDAAHHGWIGWDSNFSPVASLLKEAATASGSTVDNAHGFIVNTANYSALHEPHFQITDMVNGQSIRQSTWVDWNQYVDELSFAQAFRDELVTKGFDSGVGMLIDTSRNGWGGSARPTGPGPMTDVDSYVDGGRIDRRIHAGNWCNQSGAGLGERPRAAPEPGIDAYVWVKPPGESDGSSEEIPNNDGKGFDRMCDPTYDGNARNGYNPSGALPDAPISGAWFPAQFQQLMQNAYPPLP; encoded by the coding sequence ATGGTTTCGCCCAAGGAGATCTGTGGCATGAACGTGTGGAGAAGGCTCTCCGGCCCACGTCCGGCCCTCGCGCTGACCGGTGTGAGTGCCCTTGTCATAGGCGGGTTGGTGACCCTGCCGGGCACCATGGCCCACGCCGCCACCCAGTGCGAGGTGTCGTACACCACGAACGACTGGCCCGGCGGGTTCACCGCCGCCATCAGCATCAAGAACACTGGAGACGTGCTCGACGGTTGGACGCTCCGCTTCGCCTTTCCGGACAGCAGCCAGCAGGTGGTGCACGGCTGGTCGGCCCGGTATGGCCAGTCGGGTCAGGACGTCACCGCGCAGAATGAGTCGTACAACGGTTCGGTGGCCAGCGGCGCTACCGCCGTCATCGGCTTCAACGGCTCGTGGGACGGCAGTAACCCCAGGCCGACGTCGTTCACTCTCAACGGGGTGGCTTGCAACGGCGGCCCCACCGCACCGCCGCCCACCACCGCACCGCCGCCCACCACCCCACCACCCGGTGCCCGGGTCGACAATCCGTACCTGAACGCAGTGGGCTACGTGAACCCGGAGTGGAAGGCCAAGGCCGAGTCGGTTCCCGGCGGCGACCGGGTGTCGAACACGTCGACCGCCGTCTGGATCGACCGGATCGCAGCCATCGAGGGGACGGATGACAGCCAGTCCAACGGCCCGATGGGTGTGCGTGATCACTTAAACGAGGCGCTGCGTCAGGGTGCCGACTACATCCAGTTCGTCATCTACAACCTGCCCGGCCGGGACTGCGCTGCGCTCGCCTCGAACGGTGAGCTCGAGCCGGACGAGTTGCCCCGCTACAAGGCCGAGTTCATCGACCCGATCGCGGCTATCCAGAGTGACGCGATGTACCAGGACCTGCGGATCATAAACATCATCGAAATCGACTCGCTGCCGAACCTGCACGCCAACACCGGTAGCAACCCAGGTGCCACTCCGACCTGCGACCTTGTCAAGCAGAACGGCGCCTACGTCAACGGCATCGGCTATGCGCTAGCCACGCTGGGTGCGATCAGTAACGTCTACAACTATGTGGACGCCGCACACCATGGTTGGATCGGCTGGGACAGCAACTTCAGCCCGGTCGCCTCACTCCTGAAGGAGGCCGCCACGGCATCCGGCAGTACGGTCGACAACGCGCACGGCTTCATTGTCAACACCGCCAACTACTCGGCCCTGCACGAGCCCCATTTCCAGATCACCGACATGGTCAACGGCCAGTCGATCCGCCAGTCCACGTGGGTGGACTGGAACCAGTACGTGGACGAGCTGTCCTTCGCCCAGGCGTTCCGCGACGAGTTGGTCACCAAAGGCTTCGATTCCGGAGTCGGGATGTTGATTGATACTTCCCGAAACGGCTGGGGTGGCAGCGCCCGGCCAACCGGTCCCGGTCCGATGACTGACGTCGACAGCTATGTCGACGGTGGTCGCATCGACCGACGAATCCACGCCGGTAACTGGTGCAATCAGTCTGGCGCGGGCCTGGGTGAGCGGCCCAGGGCCGCGCCAGAGCCGGGCATCGACGCCTACGTCTGGGTGAAGCCGCCGGGCGAGTCCGACGGTTCCAGCGAGGAGATTCCGAACAACGACGGCAAGGGCTTCGACCGGATGTGCGACCCAACGTACGACGGCAATGCCCGTAACGGCTACAACCCCAGTGGAGCCCTGCCCGACGCACCGATCTCCGGCGCCTGGTTCCCCGCCCAGTTCCAGCAGCTCATGCAGAACGCCTACCCGCCGTTGCCCTGA
- a CDS encoding class F sortase, producing the protein MTTTRAGGRHRIPWRAAGSVVVVLLALGGFGLIGASLTDAPTAPPPQPPAQANPQVGVATSPDVAQPAPVGLPRSTPSRIVIPRIDVNASIMELGTNPDGTVEVPPLDQAQLAGWYEPGASPGEVGNSVIVGHVDSAMIGPAVFYSLGALDPGDAISVVRDDGRQVDFTVDSVVSYPKTEFPTELVYGPTDQIGLRVVTCGGTFDEAANSYPDNIVVFATLAR; encoded by the coding sequence GTGACGACGACCCGGGCCGGCGGCCGCCACAGAATCCCGTGGCGTGCCGCCGGTTCCGTCGTCGTCGTCCTACTCGCTCTGGGGGGCTTCGGCCTGATCGGGGCATCGCTCACGGACGCCCCCACGGCCCCTCCCCCGCAGCCTCCTGCTCAGGCCAACCCTCAGGTCGGGGTAGCAACCAGTCCGGACGTCGCCCAGCCTGCCCCCGTTGGTTTGCCTCGTTCCACACCCAGCCGGATCGTCATCCCGAGGATCGATGTCAACGCATCGATCATGGAGCTCGGAACCAATCCGGACGGGACAGTCGAGGTGCCCCCGCTCGATCAGGCGCAGCTGGCCGGCTGGTACGAGCCAGGCGCGAGCCCCGGCGAGGTCGGCAACTCGGTGATCGTCGGGCACGTCGACTCCGCGATGATCGGCCCCGCGGTCTTCTACTCGCTCGGCGCACTGGACCCGGGCGACGCGATCAGCGTTGTCCGGGATGACGGACGGCAGGTCGACTTCACCGTCGACTCGGTGGTGTCGTACCCGAAGACCGAATTCCCCACTGAACTGGTCTACGGTCCCACCGACCAGATCGGACTGCGAGTGGTGACCTGTGGTGGCACGTTCGACGAGGCTGCCAACAGCTACCCGGACAACATCGTCGTGTTCGCCACCCTGGCCCGATGA